Within the Sulfurospirillum barnesii SES-3 genome, the region GCCAAAGCTTTTAACGGTGCCGCTGTTATGAGTTCGTTTGTAAGTATCAAAGAAGAGGATATCGATAAACTTTCGTTACAGTTGTGGATTAATGGTGTGTTAGTTCAAGAAGGTGGTGTTGAGCTGATGATATACAAGCCATTAGCCATTATTAAAGAGATAAACACTTTTTCAACGCTAGAAGACCATGATATCGTGATGAGCGGTACGCCTAAAGGTGTGGGGAGTTATGTTAAGGGTGATATTTTTGTAGGTAAAATTTTTGTTGATAAAAAAGAACTTCTTTCTCAAGAGTGGATAGCGCAATAAATCTCAAAGAGCTTTACATGTAAAGCTCTTTTTATTTCTCTTTTTTAAAAAGAACGGAGATGAGTCCCCCTACTCCTACAATCACAACGATAATTAAAAATCCAATTTGAAACCAATCAAGCAGGGTCATTTTTCTGCTCCTTATCTTTAAGCTGACCGCATGCGGCGCTGATGTCTAAGCCTTTTGATTGACGAATGGTACACAAAACACCATGGTCGACAAGATACTGTTGAAAGGCTATCATATCTTTCTCTAAAGGACGTCCAAATTCACTGCCAGAATGCGGGTTAAAATAAATCAAATTCACTTTCGCTTTTATGCCATGCAGGAGCTTCACCAGCTTCTTTGCACTCCTTTGGTCATCATTGAGTCCTTTCATGACTAAATACTCAAACATGACCCGTTTACGTGCGTCTATGGGGAATGCTTTTACGGCATTAATAATAGACTCAATGTTATACGCCTTATTGATAGGCATCAGTTTTTCTCTTAGCACATCATCAACGGCATGTAGCGAAATGGCAAGTAAAACACCTAAATCCATTTTCCCTAATTTTTCTATTTGTGAACTAAGCCCACTGGTAGAAATAGTCTGTCTACGAGGGGATATAGAAAGACCATCAAGATCATTAAACATACGCACGGCTTTACTCACGTTCGTTAAATTATCCAGTGGTTCGCCCATGCCCATATAGACAATATTTACACGTCTATTCTCTGCTATAGCGTTGTCTCTTTTAATCATCAAAACTTGTGTTGTTATCTCTCCAGCACTTAGGTTGCGTTTAAAACCACTTTTGCCAGTGAGACAAAACGCACAGCCTATTTTACAGCCTACTTGAGAAGAGATACAGATGGTATATCGGGTATGATGAATTAACTTTCCCTCTTCATCGCTTTGCTCTTGCTTCATGGGGAGAAGAACTGATTCGACGGTATTGCCATCTTTGAGTGCAAAGAGATACTTCTTACTTCCATCCCTGCTCTCTTCTACTTTTACAATAGTGAGTGGATCAAGATAGTAGTTTGCTTGAAGTTGATCTTTAAGCTCTTTAGGTAAATTTTTCATCTCCTCAAAAGAGGTGACGTATTTTTGATAGAGCCATTGGTAAATTTGTTTTGCTCTAAAAGCTGGTTTAATGACTTCAGATAACTCTTCTTTTGATAAATCAAATATATTTTGTTTGTCCATAATCCCTCAAATTTTCATATTTTTTTCTACATGTAAAGTAATAAGCTCTTTTGCTTTTGCATGATTTTTGAGAAAATCATTGTGAGCATTTTTATTACAATAATTTGTAATTACAAACAAACCTGAACATGGTATATTGAAATGGTTTGCAATACTTAAAATAGAGAAAAATTCCATATTCTCAATATCGT harbors:
- a CDS encoding fumarylacetoacetate hydrolase family protein encodes the protein MKTVTVDGKCVIPSKVVCVGRNYVEHIKELKNEIPTSMVIFMKPNTAISAELITGKQTPLHYEGEISFLIKQRKISAVGFGLDLTHRELQSELKAKGLPWERAKAFNGAAVMSSFVSIKEEDIDKLSLQLWINGVLVQEGGVELMIYKPLAIIKEINTFSTLEDHDIVMSGTPKGVGSYVKGDIFVGKIFVDKKELLSQEWIAQ
- the rlmN gene encoding 23S rRNA (adenine(2503)-C(2))-methyltransferase RlmN, with the protein product MDKQNIFDLSKEELSEVIKPAFRAKQIYQWLYQKYVTSFEEMKNLPKELKDQLQANYYLDPLTIVKVEESRDGSKKYLFALKDGNTVESVLLPMKQEQSDEEGKLIHHTRYTICISSQVGCKIGCAFCLTGKSGFKRNLSAGEITTQVLMIKRDNAIAENRRVNIVYMGMGEPLDNLTNVSKAVRMFNDLDGLSISPRRQTISTSGLSSQIEKLGKMDLGVLLAISLHAVDDVLREKLMPINKAYNIESIINAVKAFPIDARKRVMFEYLVMKGLNDDQRSAKKLVKLLHGIKAKVNLIYFNPHSGSEFGRPLEKDMIAFQQYLVDHGVLCTIRQSKGLDISAACGQLKDKEQKNDPA